The Methylomusa anaerophila genome has a segment encoding these proteins:
- a CDS encoding XTP/dITP diphosphatase, which produces MAAIKNRITQLVVASKNAGKINEIRRVLSEINVDVLSLEEFGDIPEAPETGATFLENACDKARYYSLKTGKPCLADDSGLEMDILGGAPGVYSARFAGANASDAANNNKLLQELEGVSEGERTARFRCVLAVADGEDILLTAAGTIEGIILFAPRGENGFGYDPLFMVPELGRTMAELSAADKNAISHRGKALQTLVRKMVEDRQ; this is translated from the coding sequence GTGGCTGCTATAAAGAACAGAATTACCCAACTGGTTGTTGCCAGCAAGAACGCCGGCAAGATTAACGAAATCAGGCGGGTACTATCTGAGATTAACGTAGACGTTTTGTCTCTTGAAGAATTCGGCGATATCCCGGAAGCTCCCGAAACCGGCGCTACCTTCCTGGAAAATGCTTGCGACAAAGCACGGTATTACTCACTAAAAACCGGAAAGCCCTGTCTGGCTGACGATTCCGGTCTGGAAATGGATATTCTCGGCGGCGCTCCGGGAGTTTATTCGGCTCGTTTCGCCGGCGCGAACGCCAGTGACGCGGCGAATAACAACAAGCTGCTGCAAGAGCTGGAAGGAGTAAGCGAAGGCGAAAGAACGGCCAGATTCCGCTGTGTGCTCGCTGTCGCCGACGGTGAAGACATTTTGCTTACTGCGGCCGGAACGATAGAAGGCATCATACTTTTTGCGCCCCGCGGCGAGAATGGCTTCGGCTATGATCCCTTGTTTATGGTTCCCGAACTGGGACGAACGATGGCCGAGCTTTCGGCGGCGGACAAAAATGCTATCAGTCATCGGGGCAAGGCATTGCAAACCCTGGTCCGAAAAATGGTGGAGGACCGGCAATGA
- a CDS encoding histone deacetylase family protein, producing MKTNSLGLVFFPAFDWAISPTHPEREERLLYTRDQIVEEGLLDIPAIREYKPRMADIQDAERVHIGVPDIASLITDAHLVSAGGAITAAEAVMRREIKRAFALVRPPGHHSMRVVHGTRGFCTINTEAIMIEYLRQHYGIRKIAIVDTDVHHGDGTQDIFYHDPDTLFISFHQDGRTLYPGTGAVEELGSPGALASTVNIPLPPGTTDQGLHYVLDNLILPMLEDYQPEIIINSAGQDNHYSDPLANMAVTAQGYAKLAEKLKADIAVLEGGYSIEDALPYVNVGIILAMAGQDYSKVIEPDIARCPRQSDSTTAYIEQLVSRWRGIWNEREQLKREAVAKAGGVWRRKRRVYYDDSGIDEHQTEVARLCPKCQGYLTVATEAAGHPFGHKSAFAAVIFRNSCPECRREARDAVVRARKEGEYQHYYIQDKSEDRLEKLK from the coding sequence ATGAAAACCAATTCACTGGGGCTGGTTTTTTTCCCGGCTTTTGACTGGGCTATTTCGCCTACCCACCCGGAGCGGGAAGAACGCCTGTTGTACACCCGGGATCAGATTGTTGAAGAGGGGCTTCTGGACATTCCGGCCATCCGGGAGTATAAACCGCGCATGGCCGATATTCAAGATGCGGAGCGGGTACATATCGGCGTGCCGGATATTGCTTCGTTGATAACAGATGCCCACTTAGTTTCTGCCGGCGGAGCCATTACTGCCGCCGAAGCTGTTATGCGTCGTGAAATAAAACGGGCGTTTGCTCTGGTTCGGCCGCCGGGACACCATTCAATGCGTGTTGTCCATGGTACCAGAGGATTTTGCACCATCAACACCGAGGCTATTATGATAGAGTATTTGCGGCAGCATTATGGTATCCGCAAAATTGCCATTGTGGATACTGATGTTCATCACGGCGATGGGACGCAGGACATTTTTTACCATGATCCGGATACTCTGTTTATCTCTTTTCATCAAGACGGGCGGACTCTGTATCCGGGAACAGGGGCTGTTGAAGAACTGGGAAGTCCTGGGGCGCTTGCCTCTACCGTGAATATCCCTTTACCGCCGGGAACAACCGACCAGGGACTTCATTACGTGCTGGATAATCTCATTCTGCCTATGCTGGAAGACTATCAACCTGAGATAATTATCAATTCCGCCGGACAAGATAATCATTATAGCGATCCTTTGGCCAACATGGCTGTAACCGCGCAAGGGTATGCCAAGCTGGCGGAAAAATTAAAGGCTGATATTGCCGTGCTGGAAGGTGGGTATTCTATTGAAGATGCTTTGCCGTACGTAAATGTGGGTATCATCCTGGCCATGGCCGGGCAGGACTACAGCAAGGTGATAGAGCCTGATATTGCCAGATGTCCCCGTCAATCGGACAGCACTACGGCTTATATCGAACAACTGGTGAGCCGTTGGCGGGGAATTTGGAATGAGCGTGAACAACTTAAGCGGGAAGCCGTCGCCAAGGCCGGCGGTGTCTGGCGCCGCAAACGCCGCGTATATTATGACGACAGCGGGATAGACGAGCACCAAACCGAGGTTGCCCGCCTTTGCCCAAAATGTCAGGGCTATCTCACCGTTGCGACGGAAGCGGCAGGACATCCTTTCGGGCATAAATCCGCATTTGCCGCTGTCATTTTTAGGAATAGTTGCCCGGAATGCCGTCGCGAGGCCCGTGACGCAGTCGTTCGGGCCAGGAAAGAAGGAGAATATCAGCATTATTATATACAGGATAAGTCGGAAGATCGGCTAGAAAAACTGAAGTAA
- the rph gene encoding ribonuclease PH has product MARIDGREANELRKVKITRNYLKYAEGSVLIDVGDTRVLCAATIEDKVPPFLKGTGEGWVTAEYSLLPRSTQVRNIREASKGKQSGRTHEIQRLIGRSLRSVVDLKALGERTIWVDCDVIQADGGTRTAAITGAFVALVDAVNSLWTDNSKPFPVKDFLAAVSVGLLPEGVELDLCYAEDCTAIVDMNLVMTGNGQFVEVQGTGEKSPFSKEHLAEMLAVGQEGIEVLFNFQKDALGQLVWKVGREG; this is encoded by the coding sequence ATGGCAAGAATAGACGGCCGTGAGGCTAATGAACTACGTAAAGTCAAAATTACCCGCAACTACCTAAAATATGCGGAAGGTTCCGTTCTGATCGATGTCGGCGATACCAGAGTCCTATGCGCTGCGACAATTGAGGATAAAGTACCTCCCTTTCTGAAGGGAACAGGTGAAGGCTGGGTAACTGCCGAATACTCTCTCTTACCTCGCTCTACTCAAGTCCGGAACATACGGGAAGCCAGCAAAGGAAAACAGTCCGGCCGGACTCACGAAATCCAACGGTTAATCGGCAGATCTCTCCGCAGTGTCGTGGATCTGAAAGCGTTAGGGGAAAGAACGATTTGGGTAGATTGCGATGTAATCCAAGCGGATGGAGGCACGCGAACAGCTGCGATTACCGGGGCTTTCGTGGCATTGGTTGACGCGGTTAATTCCCTTTGGACGGATAACAGTAAACCATTTCCTGTGAAAGACTTTCTGGCGGCAGTAAGTGTAGGTCTTCTGCCGGAGGGAGTGGAGCTGGACTTGTGCTATGCCGAAGATTGTACGGCAATCGTAGATATGAATTTGGTGATGACAGGCAACGGACAGTTTGTCGAAGTGCAGGGAACGGGGGAAAAAAGCCCGTTTAGCAAAGAACACTTGGCAGAAATGCTGGCTGTTGGCCAGGAGGGCATTGAAGTCTTGTTTAACTTTCAGAAAGATGCCCTTGGTCAATTGGTGTGGAAAGTCGGCCGGGAAGGTTAA